In one Streptomyces sp. NBC_01288 genomic region, the following are encoded:
- a CDS encoding DUF3492 domain-containing protein — translation MRIGLLTEGGYPYVSGDARLWCDRLVRGLGQHEFDIYALSRSERQEDEGWLELPPQVGRVRTAPLWTAEDDGVTLGRRARRRFAECYEELAAVLCEGDGQAPEAAEGVLGEPGEPSADVADRFANALYGLAELARDEGGLVGALRSESAVRALERACRAPGALRTAREARVPELLTVAAQLERALRPLSLDWYEDDALGSVDLCHATAGGTAALPGLLARHFAGVPLLVTEYGVQLRTHYLASADAPPAVRALLAAFHGRLAAEIYRRATLITPGNSHTRRWQERCGADRTKLRTVHPGMEATRFAEVGEAPDGADPDTLVWVGRVEPAKDLISLLHAFAEIRKDEPKARLRIVGAPSGAEGEAYLGHCRALAAQLFPDEAEGVHAVGDNPVSFEEIGGPDAPTLAEAYAAGTVIVLSSVVEGFPLSLVEAMFCGRATVSTDVGAVVEVIGGTGLVVPPRNPRALAEACVSLLRDPERRERLGAAARARALELFTVEQNIAAFHGIYLEIVSHSPVRRVVLNESGDPLPFAAPAESHVPGRWTGPMARVVARGGPTWATGTPVRATPPLPATEAAR, via the coding sequence GTGCGCATAGGACTGCTTACGGAGGGTGGCTATCCGTATGTGAGCGGTGACGCCAGACTCTGGTGCGACCGGCTCGTACGCGGGCTCGGGCAGCATGAGTTCGACATCTACGCGCTCAGCCGCAGCGAGCGCCAGGAGGACGAGGGCTGGCTCGAACTGCCGCCCCAGGTCGGCCGGGTGCGGACCGCGCCGCTGTGGACCGCCGAGGACGACGGGGTGACCCTCGGGCGGCGTGCGCGCCGGCGGTTCGCCGAGTGCTACGAGGAGCTGGCGGCCGTTCTGTGTGAGGGGGACGGCCAGGCCCCGGAGGCAGCGGAAGGGGTGCTCGGCGAACCGGGGGAGCCCTCCGCCGATGTGGCGGACCGTTTCGCCAATGCCCTGTACGGGCTCGCGGAACTCGCTCGCGACGAGGGCGGACTCGTAGGCGCGCTGCGCTCCGAAAGCGCCGTGCGTGCGCTGGAACGCGCCTGTCGTGCGCCCGGCGCCCTCCGCACGGCACGCGAGGCGCGCGTACCCGAACTCCTCACCGTCGCCGCGCAGTTGGAACGCGCCCTGCGCCCCCTCTCGCTCGACTGGTACGAGGACGACGCCCTCGGCTCCGTGGACCTCTGCCACGCGACGGCCGGCGGCACCGCGGCCCTGCCCGGGCTGCTCGCCCGGCACTTCGCCGGCGTACCGCTGCTCGTGACCGAGTACGGCGTACAACTGCGCACGCACTACCTGGCCTCCGCCGACGCGCCGCCCGCCGTACGGGCCCTGCTCGCCGCCTTCCACGGCAGGCTGGCCGCCGAGATCTACCGGCGGGCCACGCTGATCACCCCCGGCAACAGCCACACCCGCCGCTGGCAGGAACGCTGCGGCGCCGACCGGACGAAGCTTCGCACGGTCCATCCCGGCATGGAGGCGACCCGCTTCGCGGAGGTGGGCGAGGCGCCCGACGGCGCGGACCCGGACACGCTGGTGTGGGTCGGCCGGGTCGAACCGGCGAAGGACCTGATCTCGCTGCTCCACGCCTTCGCGGAGATCCGCAAGGACGAGCCCAAGGCGCGCCTGAGGATCGTCGGCGCGCCCTCCGGCGCCGAGGGCGAGGCCTACCTGGGCCACTGCCGGGCGCTGGCCGCGCAACTCTTCCCCGACGAGGCCGAGGGTGTGCACGCGGTCGGCGACAACCCGGTGTCCTTCGAGGAGATCGGTGGCCCGGACGCCCCCACGCTCGCCGAGGCGTACGCGGCCGGCACGGTGATCGTCCTCTCCAGCGTCGTCGAGGGCTTCCCGCTCAGCCTGGTCGAGGCCATGTTCTGCGGCCGGGCGACCGTGTCCACGGACGTCGGCGCGGTGGTCGAGGTCATCGGCGGTACCGGGCTCGTCGTACCCCCGCGCAATCCGCGGGCGCTCGCGGAGGCCTGCGTGAGCCTGTTGCGCGACCCCGAGCGTCGCGAGCGCCTGGGCGCCGCCGCACGCGCCCGGGCACTCGAACTGTTCACCGTCGAGCAGAACATCGCGGCATTTCACGGCATTTACCTGGAGATCGTCTCGCACTCCCCGGTACGCCGGGTGGTCCTCAACGAGTCGGGTGACCCCCTCCCCTTCGCCGCCCCCGCCGAGTCGCACGTCCCCGGCCGCTGGACCGGCCCGATGGCCCGCGTCGTGGCCCGAGGCGGCCCCACCTGGGCGACCGGAACGCCGGTACGCGCCACACCTCCCTTGCCGGCCACGGAGGCAGCCCGATGA